One Paraburkholderia dioscoreae DNA segment encodes these proteins:
- the rraA gene encoding ribonuclease E activity regulator RraA has product MSFATADLCDAHEDQLALGTLRVLDPVFHLFSRAECFSGEAVTLKVFEDNALVRATLEEKGAGRVLVVDGGGSLRCALVGGNLAQIAQQNGWAGIVLNGCVRDTLELNEVNVGIAALATCPRRGQKLGTGERGVAVQLPGALVRPGEWIYVDSDGVLVASAALK; this is encoded by the coding sequence ATGAGCTTTGCAACCGCGGACTTGTGCGACGCGCACGAGGACCAACTGGCGCTCGGCACGTTGCGCGTGCTCGATCCCGTTTTTCACCTGTTCAGCCGTGCCGAGTGTTTCAGCGGCGAAGCGGTGACGCTGAAGGTATTCGAAGACAACGCACTCGTGCGCGCCACGCTCGAAGAGAAGGGCGCGGGCCGTGTGCTGGTGGTCGATGGCGGCGGCAGCCTGCGCTGCGCGCTGGTGGGCGGCAACCTTGCACAGATTGCGCAACAGAACGGTTGGGCGGGCATCGTCCTGAACGGCTGTGTGCGCGACACGCTGGAGCTCAATGAAGTGAACGTCGGCATTGCAGCTTTGGCAACCTGCCCGCGGCGCGGCCAGAAACTCGGCACCGGCGAGCGCGGCGTGGCGGTGCAGTTGCCCGGCGCGCTAGTGCGTCCCGGTGAATGGATCTACGTGGATAGCGACGGCGTGCTCGTGGCGAGCGCGGCATTGAAGTGA
- a CDS encoding gamma-glutamylcyclotransferase family protein: MQTVFVYGTLRAGEVNDISEAAARNEIAAPNLLGTATVRGHLFDFGSYPGLVVDEAGVDVIGDVYEIDDELVAVLDEIEAVYPGVEDRFLAREVMVKVDGNVVNCRFYPVAPNAVKGLPEIRSGDWVEHRSSR; the protein is encoded by the coding sequence ATGCAGACCGTCTTTGTATACGGCACATTGCGCGCCGGTGAAGTGAACGACATCAGCGAAGCGGCGGCGCGCAACGAGATCGCCGCGCCCAATCTGCTGGGCACGGCCACGGTGCGCGGCCACCTGTTCGATTTCGGCTCGTACCCGGGTCTCGTCGTCGACGAAGCCGGTGTCGATGTGATCGGCGACGTCTATGAGATCGACGACGAACTGGTCGCGGTGCTCGACGAAATCGAGGCGGTTTATCCAGGCGTCGAGGATCGTTTCCTCGCGCGCGAGGTGATGGTGAAAGTCGACGGCAATGTCGTGAACTGCCGCTTTTATCCCGTTGCGCCGAATGCGGTGAAGGGCTTGCCGGAAATCAGATCGGGCGACTGGGTCGAGCATCGCAGCTCGCGCTGA
- a CDS encoding LysR family transcriptional regulator has product MDRFKQIETFVTVAAKGSLSAAASAEGVAPAIIGRRIDALEERLGVKLLVRTTRKLTLTFEGSAFLEDCQRIIHEMQNAEASVSAGGVKASGHLRLSAPAGFGRRHVAPLVPAFTVAHPDVSITLDLSDRLVDLVNEGFDCAVRLGELPDSSLVSLKLGENRRVCVASPTYLSRRAAPHSLADLAHHNCLALGASANQQRGWMFQQDDKVVSIKVSGTMECSDGAVLHDWCLEGYGLAWRSWWEVGTDIAAGRLVSVLDEFAAPPIGIHAVFPQRRHLPLRVRLFLDFLKHTYGHPGYWG; this is encoded by the coding sequence ATGGACCGTTTCAAGCAGATCGAGACTTTCGTGACCGTCGCAGCCAAAGGCAGCCTGTCCGCTGCGGCCTCGGCCGAAGGCGTGGCGCCGGCCATCATCGGGCGACGCATCGACGCGCTCGAAGAGCGTCTCGGCGTCAAATTGCTGGTGCGCACCACACGCAAGCTCACACTGACCTTCGAAGGCTCGGCCTTTCTCGAGGACTGCCAGCGCATCATTCACGAGATGCAGAACGCGGAAGCCAGCGTGTCGGCGGGCGGCGTCAAGGCGAGCGGCCATCTGCGGCTCTCCGCGCCCGCGGGCTTCGGACGGCGGCACGTTGCGCCGCTGGTGCCGGCGTTCACGGTCGCGCATCCGGACGTGTCGATCACGCTCGACCTGTCCGACCGGCTCGTCGATCTGGTCAACGAGGGTTTCGACTGCGCCGTGCGTCTCGGCGAATTGCCGGATTCGTCGCTGGTGTCGCTCAAGCTCGGCGAGAACCGCCGGGTCTGCGTCGCGTCGCCGACGTATCTGAGCCGGCGCGCCGCGCCGCACAGTCTCGCCGACCTTGCGCATCACAACTGTCTCGCGCTCGGCGCGAGCGCCAACCAGCAGCGCGGCTGGATGTTCCAGCAGGACGACAAGGTGGTCTCGATCAAGGTGTCCGGCACGATGGAATGCTCGGACGGCGCGGTGCTGCACGACTGGTGCCTCGAAGGCTACGGTCTCGCGTGGCGCTCGTGGTGGGAGGTCGGTACGGACATCGCGGCCGGGCGGCTCGTCAGCGTGCTCGACGAATTCGCCGCGCCTCCCATCGGCATTCATGCGGTGTTTCCGCAGCGTCGCCATCTGCCGCTGCGAGTGAGACTGTTTCTGGACTTTCTCAAGCATACCTATGGACATCCCGGCTACTGGGGCTGA
- the aceA gene encoding isocitrate lyase, whose protein sequence is MSRQEQAKQLQQQWETDPRWKGVKRSYTAEDVIRLRGSVQVEHTLAKRGAQKLWESVNNEPFVNSLGALTGNQAMQQVKAGLKAIYLSGWQVAGDANVAGEMYPDQSLYPANSVPLVVKRINNTLTRADQIQWSEGKNPGDEGYIDYFAPIVADAEAGFGGVLNAFELMKAMIEAGAAGVHFEDQLASVKKCGHMGGKVLVPTRENIAKLTAARLAADVSGVPTVLLARTDAEAADLITSDIDENDKPFLTGERTVEGFYRTKPGLEQAISRGLAYAPYADMIWCETGKPDLEFAKKFADAIHKEYPDQLLSYNCSPSFNWKKNLDDATIAKFQRELGAMGYKFQFITLAGFHALNYSMFNLAHGYARNQMTAFVEMQQAEFAAAEKGFTAVKHQREVGTGYFDAVTQTVEREASTTALHGSTEDEQFFDKRVA, encoded by the coding sequence ATGTCCCGTCAAGAACAAGCCAAACAACTTCAGCAGCAATGGGAAACGGATCCGCGCTGGAAAGGCGTGAAGCGCAGCTACACGGCGGAAGACGTGATCCGCCTGCGCGGTTCGGTGCAGGTCGAGCACACGCTCGCCAAGCGCGGTGCGCAAAAGCTGTGGGAAAGCGTGAACAACGAGCCGTTCGTCAACTCGCTTGGCGCGCTGACCGGCAATCAGGCCATGCAACAGGTCAAGGCCGGTCTCAAGGCGATCTATCTGTCGGGCTGGCAAGTCGCCGGCGACGCGAACGTGGCGGGTGAAATGTACCCGGACCAGTCGCTGTATCCGGCGAACTCGGTGCCGCTCGTCGTGAAGCGCATCAACAACACGCTGACGCGCGCTGACCAGATTCAGTGGTCGGAAGGCAAGAACCCGGGCGACGAAGGCTATATCGACTACTTCGCGCCGATCGTGGCGGACGCGGAAGCCGGCTTCGGCGGCGTGCTGAACGCGTTCGAACTGATGAAGGCGATGATCGAAGCGGGCGCTGCCGGCGTGCACTTCGAAGACCAGCTCGCCTCGGTGAAGAAGTGCGGCCACATGGGCGGCAAGGTGCTCGTGCCGACTCGCGAAAACATCGCCAAGCTGACCGCCGCGCGTCTGGCCGCCGACGTCTCGGGCGTGCCGACCGTGCTGCTGGCTCGTACCGATGCGGAAGCCGCCGACCTGATCACCTCGGACATCGACGAAAACGACAAGCCGTTCCTGACCGGCGAGCGCACGGTGGAAGGCTTCTACCGCACGAAGCCGGGTCTCGAACAGGCGATCTCGCGTGGCCTCGCCTACGCGCCGTACGCCGACATGATCTGGTGCGAAACCGGCAAGCCGGACCTCGAGTTCGCGAAGAAATTCGCCGACGCGATCCACAAGGAATATCCGGATCAACTGCTGTCGTACAACTGCTCGCCGTCGTTCAACTGGAAGAAGAATCTCGACGATGCAACGATCGCCAAGTTCCAGCGCGAACTCGGTGCGATGGGCTACAAGTTCCAGTTCATCACGCTGGCAGGCTTCCACGCGCTGAACTACTCGATGTTCAACCTCGCGCACGGTTATGCCCGCAACCAGATGACCGCCTTCGTCGAAATGCAGCAGGCTGAATTCGCTGCGGCCGAAAAGGGCTTCACCGCGGTCAAGCACCAGCGCGAAGTCGGCACCGGCTACTTCGACGCCGTGACGCAAACGGTCGAACGCGAAGCATCGACGACCGCACTGCACGGCTCGACGGAAGACGAACAGTTCTTCGACAAGCGGGTCGCGTAA
- a CDS encoding patatin-like phospholipase family protein, with amino-acid sequence MKPSSPRLARRNFSLAAASAVLAACTTTGGKTDSTPVAATPTTNTPPLDKPQRPLRVALALGGGAARGFAHIGVIKGLEARNIQIDLVAGTSAGSVVGALYASGMNGFALNKLALSMDEASISDWAMPFRTRGFLQGVALQNYLNTTLNNRPIEKMAKPLGVVATDLKTGQPILFQRGNTGVAVRASCSVPSIFEPVKIGGHEYVDGGLVSPVPASFARKMGADFVIAVDISQRPESGLTASSFDVLMQTFTIMGQTIKAYELDKYADVVIRPNLAAMSGSDFSQRNAAILAGEEAVAKMMPELQRKLAASRVAT; translated from the coding sequence TTGAAACCCTCATCGCCTCGCCTCGCCCGCCGCAACTTTTCATTGGCCGCCGCCTCCGCGGTGCTGGCCGCCTGCACCACCACCGGCGGCAAAACCGATAGCACGCCCGTTGCCGCCACGCCCACCACCAACACGCCACCACTCGACAAGCCACAGCGGCCGCTGCGCGTCGCGCTCGCGCTGGGCGGCGGCGCCGCGCGCGGCTTCGCGCACATCGGCGTGATCAAGGGGCTCGAGGCGCGCAATATCCAGATCGACCTGGTGGCCGGCACCAGTGCGGGTTCGGTGGTCGGTGCGTTGTACGCGTCGGGCATGAACGGCTTCGCGCTCAACAAGCTCGCCTTGAGCATGGACGAAGCATCGATCAGCGACTGGGCCATGCCGTTTCGCACGCGCGGCTTCCTGCAAGGCGTCGCGTTGCAGAACTACCTGAACACGACGCTCAACAACCGTCCGATCGAGAAAATGGCCAAGCCGCTCGGCGTGGTCGCGACCGACCTGAAAACCGGCCAGCCGATCCTGTTCCAGCGCGGCAATACCGGCGTCGCGGTGCGTGCGTCGTGCAGCGTGCCGTCGATTTTCGAGCCGGTGAAGATCGGCGGACACGAGTATGTGGACGGCGGGCTGGTGAGCCCGGTGCCGGCGTCGTTCGCACGCAAGATGGGCGCGGATTTCGTGATCGCCGTGGATATCTCGCAGCGCCCGGAAAGCGGCCTGACGGCCAGCTCGTTCGACGTGCTGATGCAAACCTTCACGATCATGGGCCAGACGATCAAGGCCTATGAACTCGACAAGTACGCCGACGTCGTGATCCGGCCGAATCTGGCCGCCATGAGCGGCAGCGATTTCTCCCAGCGCAACGCCGCGATTCTGGCCGGCGAAGAAGCGGTGGCGAAGATGATGCCGGAGTTGCAGCGCAAGCTGGCAGCGAGTCGCGTAGCGACGTAG
- a CDS encoding universal stress protein, giving the protein MFRHILVPTDGSDLSRKAIDGAIDLAQAVNARVTAYACLPQYPYSPFSDVVVEPPSEFLLRSEREARVHLREVETAARRVGVPVHSRTSVHPAPYLGIIEAAEQGGCDVIFMASHGRRGLGSLLIGSETQRVLTHTKIPVIVYR; this is encoded by the coding sequence ATGTTCAGGCACATTCTGGTTCCGACCGACGGTTCAGACCTGTCACGCAAAGCAATCGACGGCGCCATCGATCTCGCGCAAGCCGTCAACGCGCGCGTGACCGCTTATGCATGTCTGCCGCAATACCCGTACTCGCCGTTCTCCGACGTGGTGGTCGAGCCGCCCTCCGAATTCCTGCTGCGCAGCGAACGCGAAGCGCGTGTGCATCTGCGTGAAGTGGAAACGGCGGCGCGCCGTGTCGGCGTTCCGGTCCATAGCCGGACCAGCGTGCACCCGGCGCCGTATCTCGGCATTATCGAAGCGGCGGAGCAGGGTGGCTGCGACGTGATCTTCATGGCGTCGCACGGGCGCCGCGGTCTGGGCAGCCTGCTGATCGGCAGCGAAACGCAGCGGGTGCTCACGCATACGAAGATTCCAGTGATCGTGTATCGCTGA
- a CDS encoding GNAT family N-acetyltransferase, which produces MFDPTEAALPFHLRKASMDDFEFAEALTRNNMGGYYRRHHLVWRGDLFLGSWRESENFILEVDGTPIGVLRITQEGDSLHIRDVQIAEGHRRLGAGTYLLDVSHQWARERGLRELQLRVFVDNPAARLYQRKGYKLTGPRLAQLGAIRHLARRV; this is translated from the coding sequence ATGTTCGATCCAACCGAAGCTGCGTTACCGTTTCATCTGCGCAAAGCCAGCATGGACGATTTCGAGTTCGCCGAGGCGCTGACTCGCAACAATATGGGCGGTTACTATCGCCGCCACCATCTCGTCTGGCGCGGCGATCTGTTTCTCGGCAGTTGGCGCGAGTCGGAGAATTTCATTCTCGAGGTGGACGGCACGCCGATCGGCGTGTTGCGCATCACGCAAGAGGGCGACTCGCTGCATATTCGCGACGTGCAGATTGCCGAAGGCCATCGCCGGCTCGGCGCCGGCACGTATCTGCTCGATGTCTCGCATCAATGGGCGCGCGAGCGTGGGTTGCGCGAGTTGCAGTTGCGTGTGTTCGTCGACAATCCCGCCGCACGGCTCTATCAGCGCAAAGGCTATAAGCTGACCGGGCCGCGTCTGGCGCAACTCGGCGCGATCCGTCATCTGGCGCGACGCGTCTGA
- a CDS encoding C40 family peptidase, translating into MQHRNLTQAGTRVVAGMFIGVLMAATPGAFADEVSSFNQNASYSTLSGSNSLPTSNSQTTAPESDSGAKSFLSGMAGKAGDVVVGALNMIGVRYRWGGNTPDSGLDCSGFVRYVFQDTLGMALPRRAEEMSRVGEKVRVSDLKPGDLVFFNTMRRTFSHVGIYIGDNKFVHSPSTGSTIRVDDMDSGYWEKRFTGARRIETSYQDGQDLRKRVNAAIGGNQ; encoded by the coding sequence ATGCAGCACAGAAACCTAACCCAGGCTGGTACGCGCGTCGTCGCCGGGATGTTCATTGGCGTCTTGATGGCAGCAACTCCCGGCGCGTTCGCCGACGAAGTAAGCAGTTTCAATCAGAATGCCTCATATTCGACCCTCAGCGGGTCGAATTCTTTGCCCACTTCCAATTCGCAAACCACCGCGCCGGAAAGCGACAGCGGCGCCAAATCGTTTCTTTCCGGCATGGCCGGAAAAGCGGGCGACGTGGTGGTCGGCGCGCTGAACATGATCGGCGTGCGCTACCGCTGGGGCGGCAATACACCGGATTCCGGGCTCGATTGCAGCGGCTTCGTGCGCTACGTGTTCCAGGACACGCTCGGTATGGCGCTGCCGCGCCGCGCCGAGGAAATGAGCCGCGTCGGCGAGAAGGTTCGCGTGAGCGACCTGAAGCCGGGCGATCTGGTGTTCTTCAACACCATGCGCCGCACGTTCTCGCACGTTGGCATCTATATCGGCGACAACAAGTTCGTGCATTCGCCTTCCACGGGCAGCACGATCCGTGTCGACGACATGGATAGCGGCTACTGGGAAAAGCGCTTTACCGGCGCGCGCCGGATCGAGACGTCCTATCAGGACGGCCAGGATCTGCGCAAGCGCGTGAACGCGGCGATCGGCGGCAATCAGTAA
- a CDS encoding AraC family transcriptional regulator yields MTSSVDSDLSSFVRFADTPPEFQPTDAHPIRVRSRQMPSGWRIARHTHAWAQVAYASRGVLRVATTGTTWMVPPSRAIWVPPHVTHEVVAVEDAFLRTLYITESTVPAGLDTPRVVEVSDLLREVIAALDTPGISATREQLLGALALDELTRSEPLPLSVPMPNEKRLRALCEAVIADPTHGESLEQWASSVGASTRTIARLFRQELGVSFSQWRQQAILARAIPLLSQGRPLSHVALELGYQSQSAFSAMFRRAFGESPRAFIERGSEHRVEHGERGDMETDNETAAQDRADAEDAEEDAGR; encoded by the coding sequence ATGACTTCGTCCGTCGACTCAGACCTGTCGAGCTTCGTACGCTTCGCCGACACTCCTCCCGAGTTCCAGCCGACCGATGCGCATCCCATCCGCGTGCGTTCCCGGCAGATGCCCTCGGGCTGGCGCATTGCGCGTCACACGCATGCGTGGGCGCAGGTGGCCTATGCGTCGCGCGGCGTGCTGCGAGTGGCGACGACCGGCACGACGTGGATGGTGCCGCCGTCGCGCGCAATCTGGGTACCGCCGCACGTGACGCACGAAGTGGTCGCTGTCGAAGACGCGTTCCTGCGCACGCTGTACATCACCGAAAGTACCGTGCCGGCCGGGCTCGACACGCCGCGCGTGGTCGAAGTCTCGGATCTGCTGCGTGAAGTGATCGCCGCGCTCGACACACCCGGCATCTCGGCCACGCGCGAGCAGTTGCTCGGCGCGCTCGCACTCGACGAATTGACACGATCCGAGCCACTGCCGCTCTCGGTGCCAATGCCCAACGAAAAGCGCCTGCGCGCGCTGTGCGAAGCGGTCATCGCGGACCCGACGCATGGCGAGTCGCTCGAACAATGGGCGTCCAGCGTAGGCGCAAGCACGCGCACGATTGCGCGGCTGTTCCGTCAGGAGTTGGGCGTGAGTTTTTCGCAATGGCGCCAGCAGGCGATTCTGGCGCGCGCGATTCCGCTGTTGAGCCAGGGAAGGCCGCTCTCGCATGTCGCGCTGGAACTGGGCTATCAGAGTCAGAGCGCTTTCTCCGCGATGTTCCGGCGCGCGTTCGGCGAAAGTCCGCGCGCGTTCATCGAGCGTGGCTCCGAACATCGCGTGGAACATGGGGAGCGTGGCGACATGGAGACGGACAACGAGACGGCGGCGCAGGACCGCGCGGATGCCGAGGACGCCGAGGAGGATGCCGGGCGCTGA
- the gltX gene encoding glutamate--tRNA ligase, translated as MTTSVRTRFAPSPTGFIHLGNIRSALYPWAFARKMNGIFVLRIEDTDVERSTTESVDAILEGMAWLGLDFDEGPFYQMQRMDRYREVLKQMQDAGLVYPCYMSTEELDALRERQREAGEKPRYDGTWRPEPGKVLPEPPAGVQPVLRFRNPLNGVVAWDDAVKGRIEISNEELDDLVIARPDGTPTYNFCVVVDDLDMRITHVIRGDDHVNNTPRQINILRALGGEPPVYAHLPTVLNEQGEKMSKRHGAMSVMGYRDAGYLPEAVVNYLARLGWSHGDAEIFSREQFVEWFDLEHLGKSPAQYDHDKLNWLNAHYIKEADNARLAELARPFFAALGIDEATLAQGADLTAVVGLLKDRASTVKEIAENAAMFYRAPAPDAESLAQHVTDAVRPALADLAAALKTVEWTKEAIAAALKGTLGTHKLKMPQLAMPVRLLVAGTTHTPSIDSVLMLFGRDVVVSRIEKALA; from the coding sequence ATGACCACCTCTGTTCGCACCCGTTTCGCACCGAGTCCCACCGGCTTCATCCACCTCGGCAACATTCGCTCCGCGCTTTACCCGTGGGCGTTCGCGCGCAAGATGAACGGGATCTTCGTGCTGCGGATCGAGGACACCGACGTCGAGCGCTCCACAACTGAATCCGTCGACGCCATTCTCGAAGGCATGGCGTGGCTCGGCCTCGATTTCGACGAAGGTCCGTTCTACCAGATGCAGCGCATGGACCGTTACCGCGAAGTGCTCAAGCAGATGCAGGACGCGGGGCTGGTGTACCCGTGCTACATGTCGACGGAAGAACTGGACGCGCTGCGCGAACGCCAGCGCGAAGCCGGCGAAAAGCCGCGCTATGACGGCACGTGGCGCCCGGAGCCGGGCAAGGTGCTGCCGGAGCCGCCCGCGGGCGTGCAGCCGGTGCTGCGCTTCCGTAACCCGCTCAACGGCGTGGTGGCATGGGACGACGCCGTGAAGGGCCGCATCGAGATTTCGAACGAGGAACTCGACGACCTCGTGATCGCGCGGCCGGACGGCACGCCGACCTACAACTTCTGCGTGGTGGTCGACGATCTGGATATGCGTATCACGCACGTGATTCGCGGCGACGATCACGTCAACAACACGCCGCGGCAGATCAACATTCTGCGCGCGCTCGGCGGCGAGCCGCCGGTCTACGCACACTTGCCGACCGTGCTGAACGAGCAGGGCGAGAAGATGAGCAAGCGCCACGGCGCGATGAGCGTGATGGGTTATCGCGACGCCGGTTACCTGCCGGAGGCGGTGGTCAACTATCTGGCGCGTCTGGGCTGGTCGCATGGCGACGCGGAAATCTTCTCGCGTGAACAGTTCGTCGAGTGGTTCGATCTGGAGCATCTGGGCAAGTCCCCGGCCCAATACGACCACGACAAGCTGAACTGGCTGAATGCGCACTACATCAAGGAAGCCGACAACGCGCGCCTCGCGGAGTTGGCGCGCCCCTTCTTCGCTGCGCTCGGTATCGACGAAGCCACGCTTGCCCAGGGCGCCGATCTGACAGCCGTGGTGGGCTTGCTGAAGGATCGCGCATCGACGGTAAAGGAAATCGCAGAGAATGCCGCGATGTTCTATCGTGCGCCGGCGCCGGACGCCGAGTCCCTCGCGCAGCACGTGACCGACGCGGTGCGTCCGGCGCTCGCCGATCTGGCCGCCGCGCTCAAGACAGTAGAGTGGACCAAGGAGGCAATCGCGGCGGCATTGAAGGGCACGCTCGGCACGCACAAGTTGAAGATGCCGCAGCTTGCCATGCCGGTGCGTCTGCTGGTGGCGGGCACCACGCACACGCCGTCGATCGATAGCGTTCTGATGCTGTTCGGGCGTGATGTCGTGGTGAGCCGTATCGAAAAAGCGCTGGCCTGA
- the aceB gene encoding malate synthase A, which yields MANPQSSHASLQLPQGMEITAEIKPGYDTILTREALELVAALHRTFEPRRQQLLQARAERTKRLDAGERPDFLAETKSVREGDWKIAPLPQDLQCRRVEITGPVERKMIINALNSGADSYMTDFEDSNAPSWDNQITGHINLKDAVRRTISLEQNGKSYTLNDKIATLIVRPRGWHLDEKHVKVDGKRVSGGIFDFALFMVHNAKELVARGSGPYFYLPKMESHLEARLWNDIFVAAQEAVGVPRGTIRATVLIETILAAFEMDEILYELREHSSGLNAGRWDYIFSAIKKFKSDRDFCLADRSQITMTSPFMRAYALLLLKTCHRRSAPAIGGMSALIPIKNDPAANDKAMTGVRSDKARDAGDGYDGGWVAHPGLVPIAMEEFVKVLGDKPNQIGKQRDDVLVTATDLLDFRPETPITENGLRNNINVGIHYLGAWLTGNGCVPIHNLMEDAATAEISRSQVWQWIRSPKGKLDDGRKVTAELVRALSVQELDKVKQAVGGDTKPYERAAQIFEAMSTSEQFTDFLTLPLYEEI from the coding sequence ATGGCGAACCCGCAGTCATCGCATGCATCGTTGCAGTTGCCGCAAGGCATGGAAATCACGGCTGAAATCAAGCCGGGCTATGACACGATTCTCACGCGCGAAGCGCTCGAACTTGTCGCCGCGCTGCACCGCACTTTCGAACCGCGCCGTCAGCAGTTGTTGCAGGCACGCGCGGAACGCACGAAGCGCCTCGACGCCGGCGAGCGTCCCGACTTCCTCGCCGAAACGAAAAGCGTGCGTGAAGGCGACTGGAAAATCGCACCGCTGCCGCAGGACTTGCAGTGCCGTCGCGTGGAAATCACCGGACCGGTCGAGCGCAAGATGATCATCAACGCGCTGAATTCGGGCGCGGATTCGTACATGACCGACTTCGAAGATTCGAATGCGCCGAGCTGGGATAACCAGATCACCGGCCATATCAATCTGAAGGACGCAGTGCGCCGCACGATTTCGCTGGAACAGAACGGCAAGTCGTACACGCTGAACGACAAGATCGCCACGCTGATCGTGCGTCCGCGCGGCTGGCATCTGGACGAGAAGCACGTGAAGGTGGACGGCAAGCGTGTGTCGGGCGGCATCTTCGACTTCGCGCTCTTCATGGTGCACAACGCGAAGGAACTGGTCGCGCGCGGCTCGGGCCCGTACTTCTATCTGCCGAAGATGGAAAGCCATCTCGAAGCGCGCCTGTGGAACGACATCTTCGTGGCCGCGCAGGAAGCGGTCGGCGTGCCGCGCGGCACGATTCGCGCGACGGTGCTGATCGAAACGATCCTCGCCGCGTTCGAGATGGACGAGATCCTGTACGAACTGCGCGAACACAGCTCGGGCCTGAACGCCGGCCGCTGGGATTACATCTTCTCGGCGATCAAGAAGTTCAAGTCCGACCGCGACTTCTGTCTGGCCGACCGCTCGCAGATCACCATGACCTCGCCGTTCATGCGGGCCTACGCGCTGCTGTTGCTGAAGACCTGCCATCGCCGCAGTGCGCCGGCGATCGGCGGCATGAGCGCGCTGATTCCGATCAAGAACGATCCGGCCGCGAACGACAAGGCAATGACCGGCGTGCGCTCGGACAAGGCGCGCGACGCCGGCGACGGCTACGACGGCGGTTGGGTCGCCCACCCGGGCCTCGTGCCGATCGCAATGGAAGAGTTCGTCAAGGTGCTCGGCGACAAGCCGAACCAGATCGGCAAGCAACGCGACGACGTGCTCGTCACGGCAACCGACCTGCTGGACTTCCGTCCTGAAACGCCGATCACCGAGAACGGTCTGCGCAACAACATCAACGTCGGCATTCATTACCTGGGAGCGTGGCTCACGGGCAACGGCTGCGTGCCGATCCACAACCTGATGGAAGATGCCGCCACCGCGGAAATCTCGCGCTCGCAGGTGTGGCAATGGATTCGCTCGCCGAAGGGCAAGCTCGATGACGGCCGCAAGGTCACGGCCGAGCTGGTGCGCGCGTTGTCGGTGCAGGAACTCGACAAGGTGAAGCAGGCCGTGGGCGGCGATACGAAACCGTATGAGCGCGCCGCGCAGATCTTCGAGGCAATGTCGACGTCGGAGCAGTTCACCGACTTCCTGACGTTGCCGCTGTACGAGGAGATCTGA
- a CDS encoding haloacid dehalogenase type II, whose amino-acid sequence MSATTTLSPKAVIFDAYGTLFDVHSVIAAAEQLFPGNGDALSQLWRQKQIEYTQLRTLAAPVGTPGAHYRPFWDITLDALRFAAKKLQLTLGRSAEKRLMDEYACLSAFPDAVPALRLLHDVSSTAAAPASGESTSRLRLAILSNGNPQMLDIAVKSAGMTGLFDHVLSVDAVRAYKPSPAAYALGTQAFGVEPREIVFVSSNGWDVAGATWFGFTTFWLNRQNAPAEELGVTPHGAGAGMTDLPAFLKTLASPGRSSGAGGGRPRHSPGA is encoded by the coding sequence ATGTCGGCCACAACGACACTCTCCCCCAAAGCAGTGATTTTCGACGCGTACGGCACGCTCTTCGACGTGCATTCGGTGATCGCTGCCGCGGAGCAGCTATTCCCCGGCAACGGTGACGCGCTCTCGCAGTTGTGGCGGCAGAAACAGATCGAATACACGCAGTTGCGCACGCTCGCCGCTCCGGTGGGCACACCCGGCGCGCACTACCGGCCGTTCTGGGACATCACGCTCGACGCGTTGCGCTTCGCCGCGAAAAAACTTCAACTCACGCTAGGCCGCAGCGCCGAAAAACGTCTGATGGACGAATATGCGTGCCTGTCCGCCTTCCCCGACGCCGTGCCCGCACTGCGCCTGTTGCACGACGTGTCCTCCACGGCAGCGGCGCCCGCAAGCGGCGAATCCACCTCGCGCCTGCGCCTCGCGATTCTCTCGAACGGCAATCCGCAAATGCTCGACATCGCCGTGAAGAGCGCCGGCATGACGGGCCTGTTCGACCACGTGTTATCCGTCGACGCCGTGCGCGCCTACAAACCCTCACCCGCCGCTTATGCACTCGGCACCCAAGCCTTCGGCGTGGAACCGCGCGAGATCGTCTTCGTGTCGTCGAATGGCTGGGACGTGGCGGGCGCGACGTGGTTCGGCTTCACCACTTTCTGGCTCAACCGGCAAAACGCACCAGCCGAAGAACTGGGCGTCACGCCGCACGGCGCGGGCGCAGGCATGACCGATCTGCCCGCTTTTCTGAAAACCCTGGCATCGCCCGGCCGCAGCAGCGGCGCCGGCGGCGGCCGCCCACGCCACAGCCCTGGCGCGTGA